The following coding sequences lie in one Silene latifolia isolate original U9 population chromosome 5, ASM4854445v1, whole genome shotgun sequence genomic window:
- the LOC141657960 gene encoding uncharacterized protein LOC141657960, translated as MSVNFVQPQVPQLAKDQYEDWCIKMKALFGSQDLWEIVSDGFEEPSDSEKALYTTEKKIELKEIHKKDQRALFLIYAGIDRETFTRISGATSSKEAWDSLVTIFKRVERVRRIRLQTLRGEFEELEMTENESILDYFTRLLSNVNQQKQNGEKIEDYKNAGPVMLEQALESKLTLDKQNGNQRRGGFRGRGRGRSNYQPRNQNNEKNFTHGKGSRRGGKTFKERGNAKDVQCFSCQKFGHYASDCWHKPNTQGNRLNFAESSQSNEDTPTLLLAHEEANNQEDMWFFDSGASNHMCGRKEFFIELDEKIQGNVSLGDSSKLQVAGKGKIQIILKNGKEEFISNVYYVPNMKSNILSIGQLIEKGYIVHIEGSNLILRDTRGRLIAQSKMAKNRMFPRNSTSMYKSVSMVS; from the exons ATGTCTGTCAATTTTGTTCAGCCTCAAGTACCCCAATTAGCAAAAGACCAATATGAAGATTGGTGCATTAAAATGAAAGCATTATTTGGTTCCCAAGATTTGTGGGAAATTGTTAGCGATGGTTTCGAAGAACCATCTGACAGTGAAAAAGCTTTATATACGACTGAAAAGAAAATTGAATTGAAAGAGATTCATAAAAAAGATCAAAGGGCGTTATTTTTAATATACGCTGGGATAGACCGAGAGACGTTCACCAGAATATCAGGCGCAACTTCAAGCAAAGAAGCATGGGATTCTCTTGTGACAATATTTAAAAGGGTTGAGCGTGTACGTAGAATTCGTTTGCAAACATTACGAGGAGAATTTGAGGAACTTGAAATGACTGAGAATGAGTCAATTTTAGATTATTTTACTCGTCTTCTTTCAAATGTtaatcaacaaaaacaaaatgGAGAAAAGATTGAAGATTACAAG AATGCTGGGCCAGTTATGCTAGAGCAGGCACTTGAATCAAAATTAACTCTAGATAAACAAAATGGCAACCAACGAAGAGGTGGTTTTCGTGGACGTGGTAGAGGTCGGAGTAATTATCAACCTCGTAATCAAAATAATGAGAAAAATTTCACTCATGGAAAAGGATCACGAAGAGGAGGTAAAACTTTCAAAGAACGTGGAAATGCAAAGGACGTTCAATGTTTTAGTTGTCAAAAGTTTGGGCATTATGCATCCGATTGTTGGCATAAACCAAACACTCAAGGAAATCGATTGAATTTTGCTGAATCATCGCAAAGTAATGAAGATACTCCAACATTGTTGCTAGCACATGAAGAAGCTAATAATCAAGAAGATATGTGGTTTTTCGATTCTGGAGCTAGTAACCACATGTGCGGTAGAAAAGAATTTTTTATTGAACTTGATGAAAAAATCCAAGGAAATGTAAGTTTGGGAGATTCATCCAAACTACAAGTTGCAGGTAAAGGGAAAATACAAATTATTCTGAAGAATGGAAAAGAAGAATTCATTTCAAATGTTTATTATGTGCCTAATATGAAAAGTAATATACTTAGTATTGGGCAACTCATTGAAAAGGGATATATCGTGCATATTGAAGGTAGTAATCTTATCCTTAGAGATACTAGGGGAAGACTCATTGCTCAATCAAAAATGGCGAAGAATCGCATGTTTCCGCGCAACTCAACATCAATGTACAAAAGTGTTTCTATGGTGTCATAG